The Bacteroidota bacterium genome segment CGCGAAAAAATGACCTTTTTCTGGCATAATCATTTCGCTACATCTGTGCCCTGGGGATATCCCCTGCAGGTTCAGAATAATTTGCTGCGCAAACATGCGCTCGGAAAATTCGGTGAAATGCTGCATGCCATCGCCAAAGACCCGGCCATGATCATGTACCTCAACAACCAGCAGAATAAGAAAGATCATCCAAATGAAAATTTTGCACGCGAAGTAATGGAGCTTTTCACACTTGGCGAGGGTCACTATACCGAAAAAGACGTTAAAGAAGCGGCACGTGCCTTTACAGGCTGGTCACACAACAAATTGTGGGAATACGAGTTCAATGAGAAAACACATGACTATGGGGAAAAGGAGTTTATGGGTAAGAAAGGAAATTTTAACGGGAATGATATCATTGATCAATTACTGGAAAACAAACAGACCGCCCGTTACCTGTGTACCAAGATTTACCGCGAATTTGTAAATCCGAAAGTGAATAAAGACAGGGTTGAAATACTGTCTGAAACATTTTTCAATTCCGGATATGACATCAGCGTTTTGATGAAACAACTATTTACTTCGGATTGGTTTTACGAAAAAGAAAATATAGGCGCTAAAATTTGTTCACCTGTTGAACTTATTGTGAGGTATAAGAAAACCGTTGGCCTTGAATTTAAAAAACAAAAAACTCTTATTGATCTGCAAAAAGCGCTTGGGCAGGTATTATTCTTTCCTCCGAACGTTGCAGGTTGGAAAGGGGGGAATAACTGGATCGATAGCACTTCATTATTACTGCGGCTTAACCTTCCGACCCATATTGTAAAAGGAACCGGGATCAACTTAAAAGTAAAACCTGCCTTTGAAGAAAAGCCGGAAGAAGTGATCGTTGAAGAGGATGGCGGCAAAATTAAATCGGATTGGAGTGCCCTGGTAAATACATTTAAGAATATACCCGACGAAAAGCTGGGTGAAGCACTTATTGAACATTTCATTCAGTCAGGGAAAGAACGAATAAACAGGGAGCTTATCAAAAACAATGTAAACAATAAATCAAGAGAACACCTGGTCATTAGCCTGGCCGGCAACATTATGTCGTTACCCGAATTTCAACTTATCTGATCTATGGCACACAGCAGGAGAGATTTTCTGAAATATTCCGCGATGGCATCAGCCTCCATGCTTGTTCCTGATTTTTTAAAAGCATTCGGCAGTTCTCCACACCCTGCAAGTGGTGGAAAAATTCTTGTCGTCATTCAGTTGTCGGGCGGGAATGACGGGTTAAACTGCATAGTTCCGTTCCGCAACGACCTGTATTATAAAGCCCGCCCGGATCTGGGTATCAAACAGGAAGATCTTATCAAACTTACGGATGAAGTTGGATTGAATTTAAATTTAAAAGCACTGGCTCAGTTGTTCAATGATGGACAACTCGCGGTTATCAACAATGTTGGATACCCTAATCCCAACCGTTCTCATTTCCGCAGCACCGATATCTGGCAATCGGCAAGTGATGAACAAACCATACTCAATACCGGCTGGATCGGACGCTACCTCGACTCCA includes the following:
- a CDS encoding DUF1800 domain-containing protein gives rise to the protein MVSHQQKIQHLFLRAAFGETLETIHTLMTKPLPVLVDELFASSAEYKEISYLPYPINENRETKGPGGLQLVAMFIKSFGEMEDLNAEWIFKMTHTKAVLREKMTFFWHNHFATSVPWGYPLQVQNNLLRKHALGKFGEMLHAIAKDPAMIMYLNNQQNKKDHPNENFAREVMELFTLGEGHYTEKDVKEAARAFTGWSHNKLWEYEFNEKTHDYGEKEFMGKKGNFNGNDIIDQLLENKQTARYLCTKIYREFVNPKVNKDRVEILSETFFNSGYDISVLMKQLFTSDWFYEKENIGAKICSPVELIVRYKKTVGLEFKKQKTLIDLQKALGQVLFFPPNVAGWKGGNNWIDSTSLLLRLNLPTHIVKGTGINLKVKPAFEEKPEEVIVEEDGGKIKSDWSALVNTFKNIPDEKLGEALIEHFIQSGKERINRELIKNNVNNKSREHLVISLAGNIMSLPEFQLI